The Dehalococcoidia bacterium DNA window ACGTTCGTCGGCGCCGACTCGACAAGGTCCTTCGCCTCCTTCAGGCCGAGGGTGGTGACTTCGCGCACGGCCTTGATCACGTTGATCTTGTTGGCGCCGAAGTCCTTGAGGACGACAGTGAACTCCGTCTTCTCCTCGTCGGCGGCCGCGGGAGCCGCTGCGCCGCCGCCGGCGGCGGGCGCCCCGGCAGCGGCGACTGCCATCGGCGCTACAGCCGTCACGCCGAACTTCTCCTTGATCTGGTCGTTCAGCTCCTTGAGCTCGAGGATGGTCATGCCCTCGATGAGCTCCAGGACCTGCTCTGCCTTCGTTGCCATTTCCTTACTCCTCCCGTTTCCGGTTCTACGTACGTTTCGACGGCGGCGCTCAGGCGGCGCCTTCCAGCTGCTGCGCCCTGGCGTCCAACAGGCCGGCGAACTCCTGGACGGTCGCCTGCAGCAGGTATACCAGCGTCGTGATTGGCGACTGCAGGGCGCCGGCCACCTCCGCGATCAGCGTCTCCCTGGACGGCAGCGTCGCCAGCTCGGAGAGCCGAGCGCCCGGGTAGATCGTCCCGTCCAGGTACGCCTTGCGCGGCGCGAACGTATTGCGCGACGTGCGCTGGTACTCGACCACGGTCTTGATCGGCGCTATCGGGTCGTCGAAGCCTACGACGATGGCCGTTGGGCCTTCGCAGAGCTCGGCCATCTCCGCCTTGCCGGCGGCCTCGGCGGCGCGGGCGAAGAGGGTGTTCTTCACCACGTGCATCTCGATTCCCTGCTCGCGCAACTGTTTGCGCAGGGCCGTGATTTCGCTGACCTTGAGCCCGCGATAGTCGGAGCCGATCACCACCCTGCTGCGCCTGATGAGGTCCGTCAGTTCGGCGACGGTCTCGATCTTCTTCTGTGTGGGCAAGCCATCACCCCCTTCGCCGCCGCCCTCTGCGGCGCAACGAAAATGCCCTCGCCGGCGAGACGAGGGCACCAGGACGCAGAGTGCTGCGCTTGCGCTTCGCCTCGGCAGGCCCGGCTCGGCTTAGTCCTTCCCTCGAAGGAACCTGCTGTCTCAGGCTATGGCCCGGGGGCGCATGGCCACCGGGATTTTCATCAGCTTACACCCTAGCTCGTCGTCAGGGCCAGCGTCGGCCCGAGTTCGAGCTTGACGCCGGGTCCCATCGTTGTGGTGAGGGACGCCGAGCGGATGTACTGGCCCTTGGCGCCGGCGGGCTTCGCCTTCACGATTGCATCGACCACCGAGGCCATGTTCTCGAGCAGCGCTTTGTCGTCGAAACTGGCCTTGCCGATTGGCACGTGCACCAGCGCTGTCCGGTCGAGGCGGAACTCGACGCGTCCCTGACGGGCGTCGCGCACTGCCTTCGGGATGTCCTGCGGCTCGACGACGGTCCCTGACCGCGGGTTCGGCATCAGGCCGCGCGGGCCAAGGACGCGGCCGAGGCGCCCAACTTTGCCCATGATGTCGCGCGAGGCGAGGGCGACGTCGAAGTCGGTCCAGCCACCCTCGACGCGGCGGATCAGCTCGTCGCCGCCGTAGTAATCGGCGCCCGCCTCCTGGGCGAAGCGGGCCGCCTCGCCTTCGGCGAACACCAGGACCCGGACCGTCTTGCCCAGGCCGTGCGGCAGAATCGTCGTGCCGCGGAGTTGCTGGTCCGCGTGGCGAGGGTCGAGCCCTGTGCGCAGGTGCAGCTCCACTGTCTCGTCAAACTTGGCGGTCGCGGTGCGCTTCGCCAGGGCGATGGCCTCTTCCGGTGCGTACGCCCTCCTGCGGTCGACGAGCTTCTGAGCTTCGAGGTATCTCTTGCCGCGCTTCATGACACCACCTCGATGCCCATGCTGCGGGCGCTGCCCTCGATCATGCGCTCGGCCGCCTCGATGTCGTAAGCGTTGAGGTCGCGCATCTTGGCCTGCGCGATCTGGCGTAGCTGCTCGCGCGTGATGCGGCCCACCTTCTCGCGCTTCTGCGCCCGGCTGCCCTTCTCGATGCCGGCGGCGCTGCGCAGGAGGTCGCTCGCCGGCGGCGTCTTGAGGACGAAGGTAAAGGAGCGGTCTTCGAAGATAGTGACC harbors:
- the rplK gene encoding 50S ribosomal protein L11, whose amino-acid sequence is MAKKVRAVVRIQLQAGKATPAPPVGPALGQHAINIMAFVKEYNEKTASMAGQIVPAEVTIFEDRSFTFVLKTPPASDLLRSAAGIEKGSRAQKREKVGRITREQLRQIAQAKMRDLNAYDIEAAERMIEGSARSMGIEVVS
- the rplA gene encoding 50S ribosomal protein L1, which gives rise to MKRGKRYLEAQKLVDRRRAYAPEEAIALAKRTATAKFDETVELHLRTGLDPRHADQQLRGTTILPHGLGKTVRVLVFAEGEAARFAQEAGADYYGGDELIRRVEGGWTDFDVALASRDIMGKVGRLGRVLGPRGLMPNPRSGTVVEPQDIPKAVRDARQGRVEFRLDRTALVHVPIGKASFDDKALLENMASVVDAIVKAKPAGAKGQYIRSASLTTTMGPGVKLELGPTLALTTS
- the rplJ gene encoding 50S ribosomal protein L10, with the protein product MPTQKKIETVAELTDLIRRSRVVIGSDYRGLKVSEITALRKQLREQGIEMHVVKNTLFARAAEAAGKAEMAELCEGPTAIVVGFDDPIAPIKTVVEYQRTSRNTFAPRKAYLDGTIYPGARLSELATLPSRETLIAEVAGALQSPITTLVYLLQATVQEFAGLLDARAQQLEGAA
- the rplL gene encoding 50S ribosomal protein L7/L12, giving the protein MATKAEQVLELIEGMTILELKELNDQIKEKFGVTAVAPMAVAAAGAPAAGGGAAAPAAADEEKTEFTVVLKDFGANKINVIKAVREVTTLGLKEAKDLVESAPTNVKEGVDKAEAEAIRAKLVEAGATVELV